The DNA window CGACGTCTTCGCCTTCGAGCACGGCGAGGCCCGCAAGACGCGCGAGACGTGGGGGCTCATCACCGACGCCATGCTGGAGGCCGGCATCGGGCGCGACGCGGCGCTGATCGCCTTCGGCGGGGGCGTGCCCGGCGACCTGGGCGGCTTCGTGGCGGCCACCTACATGCGCGGCCTCCCGCTGGTGCAGGTGCCCACCACGCTGCTCGCGATGATCGACTCGTCGGTGGGCGGCAAGACGGGGGTGGACGCGCCGGCGGGGAAGAACCTGGTGGGCGCCTTCCACCAGCCCGAGTGCGTGCTGATCGACCCCGACCTGCTGCAGACGCTCCCCGACGCCGAGCTGCGCGCGGGGCTCGCCGAGGCGGTCAAGCACGGCGCCATCGCCGATCCCGACTACCTGGACTGGATCGAGGCGGCCGTCCCCGAGCTCCTCTCCGAGGACCCCGAGGCGCTCTGCCGGCTGATCGTGCGCTCGGTGGAGATCAAGTCCGAGGTGGTGGGCCGCGACGAGCGCGAGTCGGGCCCGCGCAAGCTGCTCAACTTCGGCCACACGCTGGGCCACGCCGTCGAGGCGCTCTCGGGCTTCTCGCTCCTGCACGGCGAGGCGGTGGCGATCGGGATGGTGGAGGAGGCGCGCCTGGGCGAGCGGCTGGGGGTCACCGCCAGCGGCACGGCGGCGCGGCTGCGCAAGGTGCTCACCCGGTTCGGCCTGCCCACGTCGCTGCCGATCGAGATGAGCGCCGAGGAGGTGGTGGCCTTCACCCGCTCGGACAAGAAGGGGCGCGAGGGCCGGGTGGAGTACGCGCTGATCGAGGGGATCGGCGCTCCTGCGCTGGGCGCGAACGGCCGCTACGGCACCCCCGTGGCCGACGAGACGGTGCTGGAGGTGCTGGGGGGCGTCGGCAGCCGGGCGTGAGAAGAAGGTGCGTGATACCAGGTTGCCGAGCATAGTTCTGGTTCCAAACAGATGGAATCACACAGAGGACACAGAGAACACAGAGGGAACTGAAGACGCGATTGAAGTTCTCCGTGTCCTCTGTGTCCTCCGTGAGAGGCTTTTCAGAAGCTGTACCTGAACGATGCTCTGCAAGGTGGTATGATCCTTGGTTATTCGCCTGAAATCAGCATTGGAGGGCATAGAACGAAAGAACCCATGTCGCATCTTCTTGAGCCGCGGTAAGATGGGTGGTGTCGAAGCAACCATCCGTCCGCGAACCCTCGAATGCACGACATGGGTGAAGAACAAGGTACACTCTTTTGCCCGGAATACAACCAGTCGGTCCGGGTGGAGGCGCGTCCCGAGAAGCTGACGTCGGACGCGGGGGCGCTACTGATGCGCGAGGTCATGGAGCGGCTGGGGTATTCGGGTCTGATCGAGAGGCACTTGACCGACCCGCGGGTGCCGGGCCGGGTGATCCATCCCCAGACCGAGCTGGTGCGAACCGCGCTGTTGCTGCTGGCGCAAGGATGGAGCGGGCAGTCCGACGTTACGTTGCTGCAGGCGGATCCCGCGTTTCGGACCGCGGTTTCCAGCCGCAGGGGGCAGCGGCCGCTGCGCGAGGCGGCTGGCCGCGAGCCCGACGGGCTGTGTTCGCAACCCACGCTCAGCCGGCTGCACCAGGATCTCGGCGCGCGTCAGAACCGGGCGGGGCTGCGCCGCATGCTGCTGGATGGATCAGAGCGGCGGATGGAGTCGCAGGGGCAGACGCGGCTTCCCGAGATCACGCTCGACCTGGACTCGTTGCCGTACGAGGTCCATGGCCATCAGCCCGGCAGCGCCCGGAACGGCCACTACCGGGTGCGCTGCTACCATCCGCTGGTGATGCGCTCCGAGCACGGGGACTACTTGGGTGCGAAGCTCCGCCCTGGCAACGTGCACACGGCCGACGGGGGCTTGCGCTTCGCGCTGCCGATCCTGCACCGGGCCCGGGTGTGGGCGGAGCAGGTGTGGCTGCGGATCGATGCCGGGTTTCCCGAAGGAGAGCTGCTGGACCACCTGGAGGAGGAAGGTTTCCTCTACGTGGCGAGGCTGAACGGGAATGCGGTGCTCAAGCGCATGGCCGCGCCGTACGTCACCGAGCCGCCTCCCGAGGGGCAGGTCCGAACCCACGAGTTCATCTACCGCGCGGCCAAGTGGGCGCATCCCCGCCGGGTGGTGCTCGTGGTGCTGGAGCGCACGAAAGAGCAGGGGGAGCTCTTCCTCGACTACTTCTTCCTGCTGACCAACGTGTCCGTCGCCGAAGCACCGGCCGGACAGCTGCTGGAGCGGTACAGGAAGCGGGGCACCGCCGAGAAGGACTTCGGCGAGTGGAAGCAGGCGCTGGATGTGTCGCTCTCCTCCTCGCCACGGCCGAAGGAGCATTACCGCGGTCGCGAAGTGCGGACACCCTACGCCGAGCCGGACAGCTTCGCCGCCAACGAGGTGCG is part of the Longimicrobium sp. genome and encodes:
- the aroB gene encoding 3-dehydroquinate synthase; its protein translation is MSLKQRIAVNLPEKPTRGYEILVGSGLFGSMASTLSKFCPAHRYAVVTDDRVAELYAVKLSRMLHSAGYRADVFAFEHGEARKTRETWGLITDAMLEAGIGRDAALIAFGGGVPGDLGGFVAATYMRGLPLVQVPTTLLAMIDSSVGGKTGVDAPAGKNLVGAFHQPECVLIDPDLLQTLPDAELRAGLAEAVKHGAIADPDYLDWIEAAVPELLSEDPEALCRLIVRSVEIKSEVVGRDERESGPRKLLNFGHTLGHAVEALSGFSLLHGEAVAIGMVEEARLGERLGVTASGTAARLRKVLTRFGLPTSLPIEMSAEEVVAFTRSDKKGREGRVEYALIEGIGAPALGANGRYGTPVADETVLEVLGGVGSRA
- a CDS encoding IS1380 family transposase, with the protein product MHDMGEEQGTLFCPEYNQSVRVEARPEKLTSDAGALLMREVMERLGYSGLIERHLTDPRVPGRVIHPQTELVRTALLLLAQGWSGQSDVTLLQADPAFRTAVSSRRGQRPLREAAGREPDGLCSQPTLSRLHQDLGARQNRAGLRRMLLDGSERRMESQGQTRLPEITLDLDSLPYEVHGHQPGSARNGHYRVRCYHPLVMRSEHGDYLGAKLRPGNVHTADGGLRFALPILHRARVWAEQVWLRIDAGFPEGELLDHLEEEGFLYVARLNGNAVLKRMAAPYVTEPPPEGQVRTHEFIYRAAKWAHPRRVVLVVLERTKEQGELFLDYFFLLTNVSVAEAPAGQLLERYRKRGTAEKDFGEWKQALDVSLSSSPRPKEHYRGREVRTPYAEPDSFAANEVR